A genomic segment from Pollutimonas thiosulfatoxidans encodes:
- a CDS encoding FliC/FljB family flagellin — MSVINTNALSLIAQGNLHKSQSALGSAIERLSSGMRINSAKDDAAGQAIANRFTANIKGLTQATRNANDGISIAQTTEGSLNEINNNLQRVRELTVQAANGSNSASDLESIQAEIGLRMAEIDRVSEQTQFNGVKVLASNQTLSVQVGANDSETISVNLSRITSQDLGLSTLDMSSMAKTIKEGDNVSMAGTAYATVTFTQTGLPVANTTVTNTLFDAGDGSFYAESVNSSTSATTYYQVTAPTFAGATATFVATGTTIATDPGGTAVGTSYTSPDTEGQAAIVLGGAPAGNANSLIKIGDDHYIRSTDASGSNSYYAANATSATVDGKTTITFTGEATATTNPVDEALAAPLDAIDAALQQVDALRGELGAVQNRFESTIANLNNTVTNLSSARSRIEDADYAVEVSNMTRAQILQQAGTSVLAQANQVPQTVLSLLR, encoded by the coding sequence ATGTCAGTAATTAACACCAACGCGCTTTCCCTGATTGCCCAAGGCAACCTTCATAAATCGCAATCGGCTCTGGGCAGCGCCATCGAGCGCCTGTCTTCGGGCATGCGGATCAACAGTGCCAAAGATGACGCTGCTGGTCAGGCTATTGCCAACCGCTTTACCGCCAACATCAAAGGTTTGACGCAAGCTACGCGCAACGCCAACGACGGTATCTCCATCGCTCAGACCACTGAAGGTTCACTGAACGAAATCAACAACAACTTGCAACGTGTTCGTGAACTGACCGTTCAGGCTGCTAACGGCTCGAACTCGGCCTCCGATCTGGAATCGATTCAGGCTGAAATCGGTCTACGCATGGCTGAAATCGACCGTGTTTCTGAGCAAACCCAGTTTAACGGTGTCAAGGTTTTGGCTTCGAATCAGACGCTGTCTGTTCAAGTCGGCGCCAATGATTCGGAAACTATTTCCGTCAATCTAAGCCGTATCACCTCACAAGACCTGGGCTTGAGCACCTTGGACATGTCCTCGATGGCAAAAACGATCAAGGAAGGTGACAATGTTTCAATGGCTGGCACCGCATACGCGACTGTAACGTTTACTCAGACGGGTCTGCCAGTAGCAAATACTACTGTAACAAATACATTGTTTGACGCGGGTGACGGTAGCTTCTATGCAGAAAGTGTGAATAGCAGTACCTCAGCCACCACCTATTACCAAGTAACTGCGCCTACCTTCGCTGGAGCCACAGCCACTTTCGTCGCGACTGGTACTACAATTGCTACCGACCCCGGTGGTACTGCTGTTGGGACTTCATACACGAGCCCTGACACTGAAGGCCAGGCGGCTATCGTCCTTGGGGGTGCACCTGCGGGGAACGCAAACAGCCTGATCAAGATAGGCGACGACCACTACATCCGTAGCACGGATGCCTCAGGCAGCAACAGCTATTACGCTGCCAATGCTACGTCAGCTACTGTTGACGGCAAGACCACAATCACGTTTACTGGCGAAGCGACTGCAACTACTAACCCGGTTGATGAAGCTTTAGCAGCCCCGCTAGACGCAATTGATGCTGCCTTGCAACAAGTTGATGCACTGCGCGGTGAACTGGGTGCTGTTCAAAACCGTTTCGAATCGACAATCGCCAATCTGAACAATACCGTCACCAATCTGTCTTCAGCGCGTTCACGCATTGAAGACGCCGACTACGCTGTTGAAGTGTCCAACATGACACGTGCGCAGATTCTCCAACAGGCCGGCACATCGGTATTGGCTCAAGCTAATCAAGTACCGCAGACTGTACTGTCGTTGCTGCGTTAA
- a CDS encoding methyl-accepting chemotaxis protein yields MRKNFPVTQVETKVRADQYLISKTDKKGKITYVNPAFIEISGYTRDELVGQPHNLIRHPDMPPEAFQDLWDTLQAGKPWLGLVKNRRKDGGFYWVLANAAPVYEHGEITGYASVRLKPTEDQIAAAQDFYESINAGNSRGYTVKAGQRVRTGWRRGLDVVAMPFAPTLKAGMFRMAALSTATIFGATWFAATGGVPADYRAWVLAAIAAGTAASLAYGWRIAQGIVKPLAGAARIARQIAAGNLRIDIDTEQPGEVGNLYFYMDMMRKSLLGIATDVHAGAQATAQTAHVLEANNTNLSARTEDQAASLQETAASMEELTVTVRQNADNANLASQLADASMQTAQRGGTVVQDVVDTMQGIHQSSRKIGDIVSLIEEIAFQTNILALNAAVESARAGEAGRGFAVVAAEVRSLAQKSSVAAKEIKVLIDESVNRMATGSEQAARAGATMEEIVESVKRVTDIMGEISTASVEQSTGLEQINQAISQIDGVTHQNAALVQELGNTVRALAGEAGNLRLSIEVLNTGRGESSVVQAQPVLRAPSRALALSEM; encoded by the coding sequence ATGCGCAAAAATTTTCCCGTTACCCAAGTTGAAACCAAAGTCCGTGCGGACCAATACCTGATCTCCAAGACCGACAAGAAAGGCAAGATCACCTATGTCAACCCGGCTTTCATCGAAATCAGCGGCTACACCCGCGACGAGCTGGTCGGCCAACCGCACAACCTGATCCGCCACCCCGACATGCCGCCCGAAGCCTTCCAGGATTTGTGGGATACCCTGCAGGCCGGCAAGCCCTGGCTGGGCCTGGTAAAAAACCGCCGCAAGGACGGCGGCTTCTACTGGGTGCTGGCCAACGCCGCACCCGTCTACGAGCATGGCGAAATCACCGGCTACGCCTCGGTGCGACTTAAACCCACTGAAGACCAGATCGCCGCTGCGCAAGACTTCTACGAAAGCATCAACGCCGGCAACAGCCGTGGCTACACCGTGAAGGCCGGCCAGCGCGTGCGTACCGGCTGGCGTCGCGGGCTGGATGTCGTCGCCATGCCTTTTGCTCCCACCCTTAAGGCAGGCATGTTCCGCATGGCCGCCCTGTCCACCGCCACCATCTTCGGCGCGACCTGGTTTGCCGCCACAGGCGGCGTACCGGCAGACTATCGCGCCTGGGTACTGGCCGCCATCGCCGCCGGCACCGCAGCCAGCTTGGCCTATGGCTGGCGCATCGCGCAAGGCATCGTCAAGCCGCTGGCCGGCGCCGCCCGCATCGCACGCCAGATTGCTGCCGGCAACCTGCGCATAGACATCGACACCGAACAACCAGGCGAAGTCGGCAACCTGTACTTCTATATGGACATGATGCGCAAGAGCTTATTGGGCATCGCCACCGACGTCCATGCCGGTGCCCAGGCCACCGCCCAAACCGCCCACGTGCTCGAAGCCAACAACACCAACCTGTCTGCACGCACCGAAGACCAGGCCGCTTCCCTGCAGGAAACCGCAGCCAGCATGGAAGAGCTGACCGTTACCGTGCGGCAAAATGCCGACAACGCCAACCTGGCTAGCCAGCTTGCCGACGCCAGCATGCAAACCGCCCAACGCGGCGGCACCGTGGTGCAAGACGTCGTCGACACCATGCAAGGCATACACCAAAGCTCGCGCAAGATAGGCGACATCGTCAGCCTGATTGAAGAAATCGCCTTCCAGACCAATATCCTCGCCCTTAACGCCGCCGTCGAATCCGCACGCGCCGGCGAAGCCGGCCGCGGCTTTGCGGTTGTGGCCGCCGAAGTGCGCAGCCTGGCACAGAAGAGCTCGGTGGCCGCCAAGGAAATTAAAGTGCTGATCGACGAATCCGTTAACCGCATGGCGACAGGATCCGAACAAGCCGCCCGCGCCGGCGCGACCATGGAAGAGATTGTTGAGTCCGTAAAGCGCGTTACCGACATCATGGGTGAGATTTCCACGGCCTCGGTCGAGCAGTCAACGGGACTGGAACAGATCAACCAGGCGATCTCGCAGATCGATGGCGTGACCCACCAGAACGCTGCGTTGGTGCAGGAACTGGGCAATACCGTTAGGGCGTTGGCCGGTGAGGCGGGGAATCTGAGGTTGTCGATTGAGGTGTTGAATACGGGGCGTGGAGAGTCGAGCGTTGTGCAGGCGCAGCCAGTGTTACGGGCACCTTCGCGAGCCTTGGCGCTGTCGGAGATGTAA
- a CDS encoding type II toxin-antitoxin system RelE/ParE family toxin: MINSFACSDTEMLFNSRPVLRLANIERAARRKLLQLHAAESLDSLRIPPGNRLEALRGRRAGQDSMRINKQWRVCFKWTTGGAYDVEIVDYH, translated from the coding sequence ATGATCAACTCATTTGCCTGCTCAGATACGGAGATGTTGTTTAACAGCCGTCCGGTGCTTCGACTAGCGAATATAGAGCGGGCCGCAAGGCGAAAGCTTTTACAGTTGCACGCCGCAGAATCATTGGACAGCTTGCGGATTCCTCCAGGCAATCGGCTGGAGGCTTTAAGAGGTAGGCGCGCTGGCCAAGACAGCATGCGCATTAACAAGCAGTGGCGAGTGTGTTTTAAATGGACGACCGGCGGCGCATATGATGTTGAGATCGTCGATTATCACTAA
- a CDS encoding HigA family addiction module antitoxin, which produces MDKLLDEIHPGEILREEFMRPLGITAQRLAADIDVPPSRISEILRGKRPITADTALRLGMFFNMEVRYWLNLQTEYDVRVAYRNLEAKIRSRIRVFTPD; this is translated from the coding sequence ATGGATAAATTGCTCGACGAGATCCATCCGGGCGAAATTCTACGGGAAGAATTTATGAGGCCGCTGGGCATCACTGCTCAGCGTCTCGCGGCCGACATTGATGTGCCGCCTAGCCGCATCAGCGAAATCCTCCGTGGGAAGCGGCCCATCACGGCCGATACGGCATTACGCTTGGGCATGTTCTTTAATATGGAAGTGCGCTATTGGCTCAATCTTCAGACAGAATACGACGTGCGCGTGGCCTATCGTAATTTGGAAGCCAAGATCCGTTCTCGCATCCGGGTATTTACACCCGACTGA
- a CDS encoding TRAP transporter large permease: MRKEVWFGLSILAAIVIALFVLMPAPADITDGHLGLLMLALIVVTIMLGFPTAFTLMGMGVMFTYFAYRRMGPQIAIEQTLDLMVLRTYAVMTNDVLIAVPLFIFMGYLVERANLIERLFKSLHLAMARVPGSLAVATVITCAVFATATGIVGAVVTLMGLLALPAMLKAGYSVRLSAGAITAGGCLGIMIPPSVLLIVYGAVAGVSVVKLYAGAFFPGIMLALLYVIYIMIVAKISPKSAPPLSAEERRVTLPEFAQTIKDTVTNRALPGIVSAMKGRNNAHVPMRTLFFNLGVVLLPALVFVAAMALSYNMVTAPPPQQESGLVAMGFAGQDESSYGGGGLAEPPGTESMVQAEAEPEAAAEEEADADEAGAVDAPMAFWITLAVGTFIMIIFYAMFTFARVEIFKMLLTSFFPLAIMILAVLGSIVFGLATPSEAAAMGSFGGLLLALAYRRLNMDMLKESVYLAAKTSAMVCWLFVGSSIFSAAFALLGGQAIINDWVLGMDLTPVQFLIMAQIVIFLLGWPLEWTEIIVIFMPIFLPLLAHYQIDPLFFGLLVALNLQTAFLSPPVAMSAFYLKGVAPPHVTLNQIFAGMLPFMGIQIIAIVMLYLFPAIGLWLPEVLY, from the coding sequence ATGAGGAAAGAAGTCTGGTTCGGCCTATCCATACTGGCCGCAATAGTCATTGCCCTGTTCGTACTGATGCCGGCGCCCGCCGACATCACCGACGGGCACCTTGGCCTGCTGATGTTGGCGCTTATTGTCGTCACCATCATGCTGGGCTTTCCCACCGCCTTTACCTTGATGGGTATGGGGGTGATGTTCACCTACTTCGCCTACCGGCGCATGGGACCGCAGATCGCGATTGAACAAACCTTGGACTTGATGGTGCTGCGCACCTATGCGGTCATGACCAACGATGTGCTGATCGCCGTGCCGCTGTTCATTTTCATGGGCTACCTGGTCGAGCGTGCCAACCTGATCGAACGGCTGTTCAAGAGCTTGCACCTGGCCATGGCCCGCGTGCCAGGTTCGCTGGCCGTTGCTACCGTTATTACCTGCGCGGTGTTCGCCACTGCAACCGGTATTGTCGGGGCTGTCGTCACACTGATGGGCTTGCTGGCCCTGCCCGCCATGCTCAAGGCCGGCTATAGCGTCCGCTTATCTGCTGGCGCCATTACCGCCGGCGGTTGCCTGGGCATCATGATCCCGCCGTCAGTGCTGCTGATCGTGTATGGCGCGGTGGCCGGAGTATCAGTCGTCAAGCTATACGCGGGCGCCTTTTTCCCGGGCATCATGCTGGCCTTGCTGTACGTGATCTACATCATGATCGTGGCCAAGATCAGCCCCAAGTCGGCACCCCCGCTGTCCGCTGAAGAGCGACGGGTAACCTTGCCCGAGTTCGCGCAAACGATCAAGGATACGGTCACCAACCGCGCCCTGCCCGGCATCGTTAGCGCCATGAAGGGCCGCAACAATGCGCATGTTCCGATGCGCACGCTGTTCTTCAACTTGGGTGTGGTGCTGCTGCCGGCGCTGGTTTTCGTAGCCGCCATGGCGCTCAGCTACAACATGGTTACCGCACCCCCGCCGCAACAGGAAAGCGGGCTGGTCGCAATGGGCTTTGCCGGCCAGGACGAGAGCAGCTACGGCGGCGGCGGCCTGGCAGAGCCTCCGGGCACTGAAAGCATGGTCCAGGCCGAAGCCGAGCCAGAGGCCGCTGCCGAAGAGGAAGCCGACGCAGACGAAGCCGGCGCTGTGGATGCACCGATGGCGTTCTGGATTACGCTCGCGGTCGGCACCTTCATCATGATCATCTTCTACGCGATGTTTACCTTCGCACGGGTAGAGATCTTCAAGATGCTGCTCACGTCCTTCTTCCCCTTGGCCATCATGATATTGGCCGTACTGGGAAGTATCGTGTTCGGCTTGGCTACGCCTTCCGAGGCGGCGGCCATGGGGTCCTTCGGCGGCTTGCTGCTGGCCCTCGCCTATCGACGACTGAACATGGACATGCTGAAAGAGTCCGTGTACCTGGCTGCCAAAACCAGCGCCATGGTGTGCTGGCTGTTCGTTGGGTCCAGCATCTTCTCGGCAGCGTTCGCGCTATTGGGCGGGCAGGCCATCATTAACGATTGGGTGCTCGGCATGGACCTTACCCCGGTCCAGTTCCTGATCATGGCCCAGATCGTTATCTTCTTGCTGGGCTGGCCGCTGGAATGGACTGAGATCATCGTGATCTTCATGCCCATCTTCCTGCCATTGCTGGCGCACTACCAGATAGACCCGCTGTTCTTTGGGTTGCTGGTGGCGCTTAACCTGCAAACCGCCTTCCTGTCACCACCGGTTGCCATGTCGGCCTTCTACCTGAAAGGTGTCGCGCCACCACATGTCACCCTGAACCAGATCTTTGCCGGAATGCTGCCCTTCATGGGCATACAGATCATCGCCATCGTGATGCTGTACCTGTTCCCTGCCATCGGTCTGTGGCTGCCAGAGGTACTGTATTAA
- a CDS encoding TRAP transporter small permease subunit produces the protein MHNVLHTIDRVNTWIGQLFGWFVMALTLFVTYEVFSRYALGSPHAWSFDAMNMMYGALFMMAGAYTLSKNGHVRGDVLYGFFPPRLQAGLDLTLYVVFFIPGVVALAWAGYNYAAESFMINEHSTITADGPPIYPFKAIIPIAGVTLLFQGFVEMVYCVDCLRNGRWAKRDKDVEEVDVDKLKDMVHAEPEYLKNTDTRDSDTKGSQP, from the coding sequence ATGCATAATGTTTTGCACACTATAGACCGGGTCAACACCTGGATCGGGCAGCTTTTTGGCTGGTTCGTGATGGCCTTGACCCTATTCGTCACGTACGAAGTATTTTCCCGCTATGCGTTGGGCTCGCCCCACGCCTGGTCCTTCGACGCCATGAACATGATGTACGGCGCCCTGTTCATGATGGCCGGCGCCTACACCCTCAGCAAGAACGGTCACGTACGAGGCGATGTGCTCTATGGCTTCTTCCCGCCGCGATTGCAGGCCGGGCTGGACCTGACGCTATACGTCGTATTTTTCATACCCGGCGTCGTGGCGCTGGCCTGGGCCGGGTACAACTACGCGGCCGAATCGTTCATGATCAACGAGCACTCCACCATTACTGCCGACGGTCCTCCCATCTACCCATTCAAGGCCATCATTCCCATTGCCGGCGTCACCCTGTTGTTTCAGGGATTCGTCGAGATGGTGTATTGCGTGGACTGCCTGCGTAACGGCCGATGGGCCAAACGCGACAAAGACGTGGAAGAGGTGGACGTAGACAAGCTCAAGGACATGGTTCATGCAGAACCGGAGTACCTGAAGAATACTGACACTCGCGACAGCGACACAAAAGGAAGCCAACCATGA
- a CDS encoding TRAP transporter substrate-binding protein — MKSSAKTATDVAQVQSSRRKFLGGAAAGTAAAVGMGFPAIVSAQTPTSLRFQSTWPTVDIFHEFALDFAKKINDMTGGELKIEVLPAGAVVPAFALLDAVSKGTLDGGHGVLGYNYGKQNALALYSSGPAFGMDANMVLAWHKYGGGQEMLEELYKDIGGNVVSFLYGPMPTQPFGWFKKPVTKAEDLKGLKFRTNGLAIDLFTAMGAAVNALPGGEIVPALDRGLLDGAEFNNATSDRLLGFPDVSKVCMLQSFHQSSETFEIIFNKDKYAALPDKMKAIIANGVEAASADMSWKAVDRYSQDYIKLQKEDGVKFYKTPDAILQQQLVVWDEIVTKKGETNPMFKKIEQSQREFASRALSWDMDTNNNRRMAYNHYFGRNAKKA, encoded by the coding sequence ATGAAAAGCAGTGCAAAAACAGCCACCGACGTAGCGCAGGTCCAGTCGTCCCGCCGCAAGTTTCTAGGCGGTGCCGCAGCCGGCACCGCAGCGGCAGTCGGCATGGGCTTCCCTGCCATCGTCAGCGCGCAGACACCCACGAGTCTACGCTTCCAAAGCACATGGCCGACCGTTGACATTTTCCACGAGTTCGCCCTGGACTTCGCCAAGAAGATCAACGACATGACCGGCGGTGAGCTCAAGATCGAGGTCTTGCCCGCAGGCGCTGTGGTGCCCGCTTTCGCGCTGCTAGATGCAGTCTCCAAAGGCACACTGGACGGTGGCCACGGCGTGCTGGGCTACAACTACGGCAAGCAGAACGCCCTGGCTCTGTACTCGTCGGGCCCTGCTTTCGGCATGGACGCCAACATGGTCCTCGCCTGGCACAAGTACGGCGGCGGCCAGGAAATGCTCGAAGAGCTTTATAAGGATATCGGTGGCAACGTCGTGTCCTTCCTGTATGGCCCCATGCCTACGCAACCTTTCGGCTGGTTCAAGAAACCGGTCACCAAGGCCGAAGACCTGAAAGGACTGAAGTTCCGCACCAACGGCCTGGCGATTGACTTGTTCACGGCCATGGGCGCCGCGGTTAACGCACTGCCCGGTGGCGAAATCGTTCCGGCCCTGGACCGCGGCCTGCTGGATGGCGCTGAGTTCAACAACGCCACTTCCGACCGCCTGTTGGGCTTCCCCGACGTTTCCAAGGTCTGCATGCTGCAAAGCTTCCACCAGTCGTCCGAAACCTTCGAAATCATCTTCAACAAGGACAAGTACGCTGCCTTGCCGGACAAGATGAAAGCCATCATCGCCAATGGTGTCGAAGCTGCTTCGGCCGACATGTCCTGGAAGGCAGTCGATCGCTACTCGCAAGACTACATCAAGCTGCAGAAGGAAGACGGCGTCAAGTTCTACAAGACACCCGATGCCATCCTTCAACAGCAACTGGTCGTGTGGGACGAGATCGTCACCAAGAAGGGCGAAACCAACCCCATGTTCAAGAAGATCGAACAGTCGCAACGCGAGTTCGCCTCGCGCGCGCTGTCGTGGGACATGGACACCAACAACAACCGTCGCATGGCTTACAACCACTACTTCGGTAGAAACGCCAAGAAGGCCTAA
- a CDS encoding response regulator transcription factor yields the protein MAAPTKKLIIIADDHPCIREALERIVKELHGGTTVYTATNSAELWPLAEKRLSEASELLLADVSFPAEAAAASESNAGNVPLVVVSTEQHGITANWFVALEGDTPEQTGSAGIEVALSQHEAVLELIRTLNDTANNGQKALPEPIKEVPAAEELMRLGLTLRQAEVLQLMAEGLTNKEIARRLAVSEWTVRHHVSSILERLEVSNRGRAATFAHQFTGGMR from the coding sequence ATGGCTGCGCCAACTAAAAAGCTGATCATCATCGCCGACGACCACCCCTGCATACGCGAGGCACTCGAACGCATCGTCAAGGAACTGCATGGCGGGACGACCGTCTATACGGCCACAAACTCTGCCGAACTTTGGCCGCTTGCAGAGAAACGGCTAAGCGAAGCCAGCGAGCTGTTATTGGCCGATGTCAGCTTCCCCGCAGAGGCAGCTGCTGCAAGTGAGTCCAACGCCGGCAACGTGCCCTTGGTGGTCGTATCTACCGAACAGCACGGCATTACCGCCAACTGGTTCGTCGCCCTCGAAGGCGACACGCCCGAGCAAACAGGCAGTGCAGGCATCGAAGTGGCCTTGAGTCAGCATGAAGCCGTGTTGGAACTGATACGAACCCTGAACGACACCGCCAATAACGGCCAGAAGGCGCTGCCTGAACCCATCAAGGAAGTACCCGCCGCCGAGGAACTGATGCGTTTGGGCCTTACCCTGCGGCAGGCCGAAGTCTTGCAACTGATGGCAGAAGGCCTGACCAACAAAGAAATCGCCAGGCGACTGGCCGTGTCTGAATGGACCGTCCGCCACCATGTCAGCTCTATATTAGAGCGACTGGAAGTCAGCAATCGCGGTCGGGCGGCCACTTTTGCGCATCAGTTCACGGGCGGTATGCGTTAA
- a CDS encoding NHLP bacteriocin system secretion protein, whose translation MSGLFRAAALNKIANPDQLDRTLQVVRPLHTLGVAVVAFIVIGGFVWSIFSTAPLKVLGQGILLSAEGVSLATAPKDGRVEDITIEPGDAVQAGQVIAIISRPSALDEITAKEAELRDARNVLHAVQAAHDVNQKNQNDLLLTKQRALTERLDKLATQHALLTARRRNENELLNKGYLTAIKVNETDTLLADLESRIATAQNDRRELQVARLVDEAQKQKEIQDIAVRVYSLEQQRENLQREYERNRYVRAPVTGTAVEFSVNEGALVSMGQAIVRLLAADAGAHGRLEAIIFVSNTDGKKIKPGMSANIMPSTTKPEKDGFIRGTVLEVAQIPSSREGIMRRLQNAALVDTLLKSGAPFEVEIGLETDPASPSGYLWSSGRGPDISIDVGTMASADVVVGKRRVISLALPVFDHIFRWLEAY comes from the coding sequence ATGAGTGGTCTGTTTCGTGCAGCCGCTCTAAATAAAATCGCCAACCCCGATCAGCTGGACCGCACTTTACAGGTGGTGCGGCCGCTGCATACCCTGGGCGTTGCAGTGGTGGCATTCATTGTGATCGGCGGCTTCGTGTGGAGCATTTTTTCTACCGCTCCGCTGAAGGTGCTGGGGCAAGGCATACTGCTGTCGGCGGAAGGTGTGTCGCTGGCTACCGCGCCTAAAGATGGTCGCGTGGAAGACATCACCATAGAACCCGGCGATGCGGTGCAGGCGGGCCAAGTCATTGCCATTATCAGCCGGCCTTCGGCGCTGGACGAGATCACCGCCAAAGAGGCCGAGCTGCGCGACGCGCGCAACGTGCTGCACGCGGTCCAGGCCGCCCATGATGTCAACCAGAAGAACCAGAACGATCTCTTGCTGACCAAGCAAAGAGCCCTGACCGAACGCCTGGACAAGCTGGCCACGCAGCATGCGCTATTGACCGCCCGGCGGCGCAACGAAAACGAGCTGCTGAACAAAGGCTACCTGACCGCCATCAAGGTCAACGAAACCGATACCTTGCTGGCCGATTTGGAAAGCCGTATTGCCACCGCGCAGAACGACCGCAGGGAACTGCAGGTGGCCAGACTGGTGGATGAAGCGCAAAAGCAGAAAGAGATCCAGGACATTGCCGTGCGCGTTTACTCGCTGGAGCAACAACGCGAGAATCTTCAGCGCGAGTACGAGCGCAATCGCTACGTACGCGCGCCAGTGACTGGCACGGCAGTGGAGTTCAGCGTGAACGAGGGCGCCTTGGTCAGCATGGGGCAAGCCATCGTGCGATTGCTTGCTGCAGATGCCGGCGCCCATGGTCGCCTGGAAGCCATCATTTTTGTGTCGAACACGGATGGTAAGAAGATCAAGCCGGGCATGTCCGCGAACATCATGCCTTCGACCACCAAGCCCGAGAAAGATGGTTTCATACGCGGCACCGTGCTGGAGGTTGCGCAGATTCCGTCTTCACGCGAAGGGATCATGCGCCGCCTGCAAAACGCCGCGCTGGTCGATACGCTGCTGAAAAGCGGCGCGCCTTTCGAGGTGGAGATAGGCCTGGAGACCGACCCGGCTTCCCCCAGCGGCTATCTTTGGTCGTCTGGACGCGGGCCGGACATCAGCATCGACGTTGGCACGATGGCAAGCGCGGATGTGGTGGTGGGCAAGCGGCGTGTGATCAGTCTGGCCCTGCCGGTGTTTGATCATATCTTCCGCTGGCTGGAGGCATACTGA